A genomic region of Pseudochaenichthys georgianus chromosome 12, fPseGeo1.2, whole genome shotgun sequence contains the following coding sequences:
- the stom gene encoding stomatin isoform X1: MDNAEEKVAMRESKRRERQSGSSRYDLRDVEALEDSDKDIGLCGWLLVALSILLMLLTLPISVWMCIKIVKEYERAIIFRLGRILRGGAKGPGLFFILPCTDSFINVDMRTITFDIPPQEVLTKDSVTVSVDGVVYYRVQNATLAVANITNADAATRLLAQTTLRNVLGTKSLAEILSDREEIAHSMQSTLDDATDDWGIKVERVEIKDVKLPVQLQRAMAAEAEATREARAKVIAAEGEMNASRALKEASLVISESPSGLQLRYLQTLSTIAAEKNSTIIFPLPMEMMQAFMKR; this comes from the exons ATGGATAACGCCGAAGAAAAGGTAGCCATGAGAGAATCAAAAAGACGAGAGCGTCAATCAG GTTCAAGCAGGTATGATTTACGTGATGTTGAAG CCTTGGAGGATTCGGACAAAGACATCGGCTTGTGTGGCTGGCTGTTGGTGGCCCTCTCCATCCTTCTCATGCTGCTCACTCTGCCCATCTCTGTATGGATGTGCATTAAG ATTGTGAAGGAGTACGAGCGAGCCATTATCTTTCGCCTGGGGCGGATTTTGCGAGGAGGAGCCAAAGGCCCAG GGCTGTTCTTCATCTTGCCGTGCACTGACAGCTTCATTAATGTGGACATGCGCACCATCACCTTCGACATCCCACCACAAGAG GTTCTGACCAAGGACTCTGTGACAGTGAGTGTGGACGGTGTGGTGTACTACCGGGTGCAGAATGCTACCTTGGCGGTGGCTAACATCACTAATGCGGATGCTGCCACCCGGCTGTTGGCCCAGACCACCCTGAGGAACGTCCTGGGCACCAAGAGTCTGGCTGAGATCCTGTCAGACCGGGAAGAAATCGCTCACAGCATGCAG TCCACTCTGGATGATGCTACGGACGACTGGGGGATCAAGGTGGAGCGGGTGGAGATCAAAGACGTTAAGCTGCCCGTCCAGCTGCAGAGAGCGATGGCTGCTGAGGCCGAGGCCACCCGGGAGGCCAGAGCCAAG GTGATCGCGGCGGAGGGAGAGATGAACGCGTCGCGGGCCCTGAAGGAGGCCTCCCTGGTGATCTCAGAGTCTCCGTCAGGCCTGCAGCTGCGCTACCTTCAGACCCTCAGCACCATCGCCGCCGAGAAGAACTCCACCATCATCTTCCCGCTGCCCATGGAGATGATGCAGGCCTTCATGAAACGTTGA
- the stom gene encoding stomatin isoform X2: MDNAEEKVAMRESKRRERQSALEDSDKDIGLCGWLLVALSILLMLLTLPISVWMCIKIVKEYERAIIFRLGRILRGGAKGPGLFFILPCTDSFINVDMRTITFDIPPQEVLTKDSVTVSVDGVVYYRVQNATLAVANITNADAATRLLAQTTLRNVLGTKSLAEILSDREEIAHSMQSTLDDATDDWGIKVERVEIKDVKLPVQLQRAMAAEAEATREARAKVIAAEGEMNASRALKEASLVISESPSGLQLRYLQTLSTIAAEKNSTIIFPLPMEMMQAFMKR; the protein is encoded by the exons ATGGATAACGCCGAAGAAAAGGTAGCCATGAGAGAATCAAAAAGACGAGAGCGTCAATCAG CCTTGGAGGATTCGGACAAAGACATCGGCTTGTGTGGCTGGCTGTTGGTGGCCCTCTCCATCCTTCTCATGCTGCTCACTCTGCCCATCTCTGTATGGATGTGCATTAAG ATTGTGAAGGAGTACGAGCGAGCCATTATCTTTCGCCTGGGGCGGATTTTGCGAGGAGGAGCCAAAGGCCCAG GGCTGTTCTTCATCTTGCCGTGCACTGACAGCTTCATTAATGTGGACATGCGCACCATCACCTTCGACATCCCACCACAAGAG GTTCTGACCAAGGACTCTGTGACAGTGAGTGTGGACGGTGTGGTGTACTACCGGGTGCAGAATGCTACCTTGGCGGTGGCTAACATCACTAATGCGGATGCTGCCACCCGGCTGTTGGCCCAGACCACCCTGAGGAACGTCCTGGGCACCAAGAGTCTGGCTGAGATCCTGTCAGACCGGGAAGAAATCGCTCACAGCATGCAG TCCACTCTGGATGATGCTACGGACGACTGGGGGATCAAGGTGGAGCGGGTGGAGATCAAAGACGTTAAGCTGCCCGTCCAGCTGCAGAGAGCGATGGCTGCTGAGGCCGAGGCCACCCGGGAGGCCAGAGCCAAG GTGATCGCGGCGGAGGGAGAGATGAACGCGTCGCGGGCCCTGAAGGAGGCCTCCCTGGTGATCTCAGAGTCTCCGTCAGGCCTGCAGCTGCGCTACCTTCAGACCCTCAGCACCATCGCCGCCGAGAAGAACTCCACCATCATCTTCCCGCTGCCCATGGAGATGATGCAGGCCTTCATGAAACGTTGA